GTGCGGGCGAGGAGGCTGAGCGCGTGCTCGAGGCGCTCGCGGGCATCGGTGGCAAGCGCGGGTTGGCCGTCGCCGAGCATCAGCCAGCCGATGGCACGCCCGCCCAGGGAGAGCGGGATGCAGGTTGCAGACTCCTGCGGCGGGGCTTCACCGGTGTCGATGACCTTCCAGTTCCCAGGGCCGGGCTCGCCGCCACCGACGATGAGGCGGCCGACGGGGTCGCGCAGCTCAACGGGAACGCCGGTGAGGCGCGAGAGCTCGGCGCAGAGGGCCGCGAGCGAGCCGTCGGTGAGGAAGTCGGTGATGGTGGTGGGGGTGGTGGGCTTGGGCGGGGGGACGGTTTCGACGGGCAGCGGCACGAGCGGCTGGGACTGAGCGGGCGCAGCGGCATCCGCGGCGGCGCCCTTGTGGGCTCCGGCGGGCGCAGCGATCCCGTTGGCCAGCGATCCGGTTCCTGACATCCCTCTCTACCGCAGCGGCGTTTCCGTACGCCGCGTCCTGCTTTCCTGTCACTTGCCGACGTCGGTGGTCTCTTCCAGCCACACCCGGCGGAGAACCGGGAGCAGGGGGTCACGCGCCCCGCTGGGAGCCTGCGCCAGTGTATCGAGACCCTCGCGAACCGCCGCGCGGTCGGTGGTCTGGTACCCAATGTAGGCGAGCAGGAGGGCACTCTCTTCGGGGATGGCGGCCTTGTCGTTGCGGGCCTTGTCGATGGCGCGCCGCAGCTCGTCCTTGAGGGTGGTGAGGCGGGTCTGGGCGGGCATGGTGTTGCCCGTGTACTTGACGGCGATCACCTCGGGGTGGGTCTCGAGCAGCTGCCGCAGGTTGACGGCGGCCGACAGGTAGAGCCCCGCCCCGATCTGGGCGTTCATACGTGCCGACATGACGGTGACGTCGCCCGGGCGCATGGCCAGGGCGCGGGCGAAGCGCTCCTCGGCGTCGAAGTACCGCCCCTTGGCCAGGGCGTCCTCACCCTCGCGGACGTGCACGTCAAACAGCGAGCCGGGGGTGCCGGTGGTGTAGCTCTTGGCCTCGCCGCCGCCCTTCTTGATGACATCGATGGTCTCGTCGTCGAGGCCGCCCAGAGTGCGGCGACGCTTCTCGCGCTCTTCCTGGGCGCGCTTCACGCGGGCCTCTTCGCGCTCGCGGCGCAGGCGCTCGAGGTCCGCGGCGGAGCCGGGCTTGGGGGCCTGATCCGTTGGAACGGGCGCCGCGTCGCGTTCAGGGGTCGTCGAGGTGGGCTCGGGCTCACCCTCGCGGAGGCGCTCGCGCAGGTCATTGATGCGGCGCTCCCAGTCGGGGATGTTGCTCTTGGGGCCCTGCTCGGGGGCGGGGCGCTCCTCGCGGCGCTCTTCCTCGCGCGGACGCTCGGTCTCTTCGGCGCGGGGAGTGGGCGTGAGGTTGTTCAGCCGCAGGCGCAGGTCGTCGTAGGAGGTGCGGAACGCAGGCGCGGCCGCCGAGAGGTTGGGGCCGGCGGGGCCAAGGTCCGGGTTGAGCGTGTTGGCGGGCGCCGCGTTGTTGCGCTCGGCCAGCTCGCGGGCGGTGAGGCGGTTGTCGGGGAGGCGGTCGCGGGCGTCGGCACGCTCATCGCGCAGGCCCCGCAGGCTGGAGGCGGTGAAGCGGTTGAGGCCATTGTCGTCCAGCTGCATGCCGACCACCGCGGGCGCGAGGCCGATCGTTGAGGTGAACGCGCTGGTGGAGCGCAACGTGCCCACGGCGGGCGCGGCGTAGGCGCTGGGCGGGGCCTCGAAGTCGTTGTAATCCACCTGCGTCGGCGCGTAAGGGTTGTCGCTGCGGACGCGGGCGGGGGCGAACTGGTTGCGGGCCGTGTAGCCCGCGCGCGGCAGTTCGTTGCCCGAGCTGAACTGGTCCAGGCGAGTCACGATCGGCGTCTGGCGGGCGGAGTTGCCGATGCTGTAGGCGGACTGGTACTGGAGGCCCTGCGTGCCGCGGAACCCGGGGGAGGACTGGATGGAGTCGCGCCGGAAGCGGAAGAGGTCGTCGGAGCCAAGCTGGCCGCGGAACTCGTCGGGGGCGGTGTAGCCGGGGTTGATGCGGAGGGAGGCGCCCGCGCCGGCGTTGCCGGTGACGAGGGCGTTGCGGGCGCGGACCTCGTTCATGAAGTCGGGGCGGGCGTAGTTGCCGCTGCCGCCGACGCGGAGGTCGCGCTCCAGCCCGCGCCCGTCCCCGAGGGCGTTCTGGGCGAGTGCGGGGGCGGCGCCGGCGAGCAGGGCGAGGGCGGCGAGAGTAGCGGTGCGGGTCATGCGTGGGCTCCTTGGGCGCTGGTGCCTCGGAGTCAATTATACGAGCGGCGGGGGCGGGCTCTGTTCATCGGGGGCTCATGGGGGGTTAGGACTGAGCGCAGGAGGCGAGCGCGTGCGTGGTGGCTGGTGGCGTGATGGGGAGTATCGCCGCGAAGCGCGGCGATGCCCTCCCTGACGGTTGGGGTTCTTATTCGCCATAGACTCCCCCAGCATGCCCCAGACCCCCACGCCCCCGCCCACGTACATCACGACGCCCATCTATTACGTCAACGACCGCCCGCACATCGGCCACTGCTACACCACGCTGCTGGCCGACTACCTCGCCCGGTTCCACCGGATGGTCCGCGGGCTGCCGACGGCGGGCGGGCCGGGGTCGAGCGGGCAGGTCTTCATGCTCACCGGCACCGACGAGCACGCGGAGAAGGTCGTCACCACCGCCGCCTCGCACGGCCTCAGCCCGATCCAGTGGGCCGACCAGAACGCCGCCGCGTTCCAGCAGGTGTTCACCGAGCTGGGCTACACCTTCGACGACTTCATCCGCACCACGCAGGAGCGGCACAAAACCCGCGTGAGCGGCTACCTGCGCAAGCTGCTGGAGAAGGGCGATATCGCCCGCGGCGAGTTCGAGGGCTGGTACGACGTCAACGAGGAGGCGTACGTCACCGAGACCAAGGCCAAGGAGCAGAACTACGTCTCCGCCGTGACGGGCCGGCCCCTCGTGCGCCGCAAGGAGCCCAACTACTACTTCAAGCTGAGCAAGTACCAGGCGTGGCTGGAGCAGTCGATCAGCAACGGCACCATCCGCGTCGAGCCCGAGGCCCGCCGCAACGAGGTGCTGGGCCGCCTGCGCGAGGGCCTGCAGGACGTGCCGATCACGCGCCCTGTCACCGACGACCCCGCGACGCAGTTCGGCATCCGCATGCCCGGGGACGAGGGCCACCGCATCTACGTGTGGATCGATGCGCTCTTCAACTATCTCACGGCGGTGGACACGCCCGAGCGCCGGCACCTGTGGCCGCCCACGGTGCACCTGATGGGCAAGGAGATCCTGTGGTTCCACGCGGTCATCTGGCCGGCGATGCTGCACGCCCTGGGCGAGCCGCTGCCCAGGATGATCTACGCCCACAGCCACTACACCCGCGACGGCAAGAAGATGTCCAAGACCCTGGGCAACTTCATCGACCTCGAGACCATCCGGGCGTACGCCGCGTGGGCGCCCAACAAGGACAAGCTGCCTGTGACGGTCGACGCCCTGCGCTGGTACCTGCTGACGCAGGGGCCGCTGTCAGCGACCGACGCCGACTTCTCGCACGCCAAGTTCGTCGAGGTCTACAACGCGGACCTCGCCAACGGCATCGGCAACTGCGCCAGCCGCGTGGGCAACATGATCGACAAGTACTTCGGCGGCGTGATGCCCGACCACATGGGCAGGCTCACGCACGAGGTGACGGAGAAGGCGACCGAGACCGGCGAGGTGCACCACGTGTTCGACTGGCCGAAGTTCATCGAGGCCAGCGTGCGCGACACCATCGCCGCCGTCGAGCAGTGCGACATCGCGCGGGCCCTGGGGCACGCCGTGGACCTCGTGCGGCAGGTTGACATCTACATCAACGCCACCCGCCCCTTCTCGCTGGCCAAGCTGGTGGACAAGGGCGAAGCGAGCCGCGAGGGGCTGGGCCAGATCCTCTACCACTGCGCCGAGGCCGTGCGGGTCGCCAGCCTGCTGATGGCCCCGGCGATCCCCGCCAAGATGGAGGCCCTGTGGCGCACGTGGAGCTGCGCCCCGCCCGCGGGCGTGCCCCTCACCGAGCTGGCGCGCTTCGCCGGCCCGCACGCCCTCAAGCCCGGGCAGGCGATCACCAAGGGCGAGATCCTGTTCATGCGGGCGGACGGGGCGGTGCCGCCGCCGGCGTGAGGGCCAATGAACAAGGGCCGGCGCTGCCACGCCGGCCCTTGCGGAGAGAGATTACAAACTCAGAACGACGGTCACGCCGCCAGCTTGACGTTCAGGTTGCCACCGCCGCCGGTGCCGAACTGGAAGCCGAACTGGATGCTGACCGGGCCCTCCACCTCGCCGCGCCAGGGCTGGACCTGGTACGCGACGCTGTCGGTGCCGAAGGGGATCGTCTTGTCCTGGAAGGACTTCTTGCTCCCCGACGTACCGATGAGGCTGAAGTTGTCCTCGCCCCCGAGCCTGCGGAGCACGCGGTACTGCACGCCGGTGCACCCGGCGGGCTGCGTGACCTTCCACTTGAGGGTGACCGAGCCGTCGCCGTTGACGGTCATGGTCATCTTGTCCGGAGCCACGGGGCTCGGGACAACGCCCGGGCCGCTGTTGGGCTTGAGGCCACTGAGGACGTACACGTTGGGGTCATTGTTGGCTTCGGCGTAGGCCTTGATCATGTTGACAAGCTGCCCGCCCATGGCGCGGACAGTGGTGTAGGAGTTGTCGTCGGCCAAGGTTGCATCCTTGCTGGCCTGACGGGCGGCATCCGCCGCCCCCGATGTTGACGAAAACGTGCCCGCCAGGGTCTTGAACGCGAGGGCGGTCGCGGGGGGGACCCCGATCTGCGCAGCGTTCAAAACCCATTGGTCGGCGTGCGCGAGCGCCCAGGGAAGCAGATCCCGCTTCGACTGGGGCATGTTGGAGCCCGGCATGCGGGTCCCACCTTTCGCGTCCACGCGGGGGTCTATTCCCGCGGGACACCGAGCACTGGCGCCCCTCATCGATCGCCCCGCCCCGGCAGCGGCAGAGCCGAAGAACGCACCCCGCGTGGACCCCCCCGCAACAAGCGGCGGGCGCGAGGTAAGCAGTGCATCGGGCGACAGACGAGGACGATTCACTCAAACTTCCACGATTCGCGAGTGATCGATCACGCTCAGACCTGACGCAAGCACCATGTGTCATTTTGTAAACTGGTGAGGAGTGGTGTGTCGCGCAAGTGCTTGATCAGTCATTGCATGTGCTTCGCAAAGTGTCTTTTTTCGAATTTCCATTGTGGTGCGAGCTCGCGGCTGGTAGACCATTGGTATGAAATGCATGGTGGTATATGCCGCTGCCATTTTTCTCAGTGCCGGCGCACACGCACAATCGCCGGCTGCGGTCACGGGCTGGATCGACCAGCAGGCCAGCAGCGGGGCTGATTATGGCGAATCGCGCTTCGAAATTGTCTATCAACGCCGCTTGTACCCGGCGACCTCCGCGGCGCAGGTCGCCGCCCTGGAGCGCGAAGTGGCAGGGAAGCCGGATCACCCCCTCCATGGGCAGCTTGAGACGGCGAAGCGTCGCCTCGAAAAGCCTGACGAGATCGTCGTGCACGTGCACTGGGAGTCGCCCGTTTCCTGGCGACTCTCCACGACGTACAAGTACGAAGATAAGGAGCTCCCCTACGCTGACTTTGCCGTGACGGCGGATGGGGCGTGGGCACTGACGGCGCAGCAGCTTACAATCGTTGATCCAAAGTCATTCCCGCCGAACCAGGATTACCTGAGCTTGGTGACGGAGTTCGAAACCGTCGCCCAAGATATCCTCTTCGGCGGCTTATCTCTACCGAAACGACTGGGTCTCACTCGGGGGCCTGTGGTCATGAACGGAGATAAGTGGGAGTGTACTTTCTCCAACCCGGATCGAACCTACACGTTTCGTGGAACGTGGGACGAGACAGCCGCTCGAGGGTTTGTGACCAGCTACAGGCTTGTGCGCGGCCCGGACCCAGCGTTCGTCGGAACCGAGCGGGTCATGAGCGGCTGGGCGCGGCACGGCGATCTATGGATCGCGGCGGACGCGATCGAGCATCGGCCCGACGGTCGGCCGACGGCATCCACGAAGTTCGTGAGCATTCGTCCTCTCACGAAGAGCGATTTTCAAACCGCGACGGCTACACCGAAAGTGGACGGCGCGGACGTCCTGCGCGGGCCCGTGACGGTGGCAAGGGTCTATGACCTGCGACCGGGCCGGATGGAAGCGAGTTTCCCAACCGACCCTGAGAGGGCCCCGGTCTCACTGGAGGAGCCTGGGGAGACAACCTCACTTCGGCGCGCCGGGTGGGTGACCGCTGGGGTCCTCGTTCTCGTTTTCGCGGGCCTCATCGGAAGAAGACTGCGTAGGTCCTCGTCCGTTGGAGTTTGAACAGGAGTCCTCTATGAAGTCCCGTTTGAGCGTCGCGGCATTCATCGTGAGCCTCAGCCTGGCTAGTGCGTACGCGGGAGAAGATCCCAAGTGCATCGAGGAGAACAAGTCGCCCAAGGCCTGCGACTTCGCGGGCTGGCCCTCCAGCCCGCCCTGCCCCCCGACGGTGGTCGAGAACGCGGACTGCCCGCAGACCAGCATCGTCGCCAAGGGCCTCACGTCGTCCACTCCGAGCTCGGCCGTATGCAAGTGGCAGGGGCGAGTGAAGAACGCGGAGGGTAACTGCGTCAACGATACTCTCGGCATCATCACCTACACGGCCGCGTGCAGCCGCGCTGCCGGCGCACCCTGCCCCCCTCCGAACTGACGTGATGTCACTCACCCGGAACAGCTTCATGCGTGGCGTGCTCTGGTTTCTCCAGGCGTGTGCGATCGTGACGCTCGGCGTCGCCGGGGGCCTGAAGTTGATGGACCTGCCCAGCTTCAAGGCCGCGCTTTCCGGCTGGACCCTGCTCCCGGATGGCTCCCGCGGGACCATCGCGCTAGCGGTTCCAGCCATGGAAGTTGCGGTGGCCGGAATGTACCCACTATGGCCGCGCCGGGCGGCCATAGTGGGTTTCTGCTTGTTGACCGCGTTCACGGGGGTTTACGCGTGCCACCTTGCTTGGGCCGAGCCTCCTGACTGCGGCTGTTTCAGCATGGTGCTTCGGTTCCGCGAAGTGGTTGCGGAATGGCCCCTCGTCATCGGACGCAATGTGGCGCTGATGCTCGCGTTGCTGGCGCCCTTGGTGATCACCTCCAAACCTCCAACGGTACCGACCGAAGCGAGAGCCCCGGAGAATCGCCGTGGATTCACGCTGATCGAAACGCTGGTCCTCATCGCGATAGTGGCCCTCCTGGTCGCGCTCTTCCTGCCCTCGATCGGGAGCTTCCGCAAGCGGGCAGCGCGGGTCGCGACGACGGCCTCTCTCCGGTCGCACGCCGTGACGTTTGCAGGTTACAGCGCCGATTGGCGCGACCACATGCCGGCGATAACGGACCCGCTGGCGACACGCTCGATCGTCCGCGTTGACGGGGATGTCTTCTCGCTCAGCTACTTCGCACCGATGTGGTCGTGGCATCTGGCCTTGGCGCGTCCGGTGTACCACTCGCCATTTACTTCGCCGATGTTCCAGGAGCGAGGCGCCATGGCAAGCGCGGTCACGTCCTTCTGGTACTCGCCGGCCTTCCTCGCGGACCCGGCGTTCTGGAGGAGAGAGTCGCGGCTCGCCACGCGCGACCAGTTCCGCGCGACGAAGATTTCTGAGGTGGCTTTCGCTGACCGCAAAGCGGTTCTTCTTGCATCGAAGTTATGGGGTGAAGGGCCCGAACTGCGCATCTGGGATCGAATGGCTCCCTTGTGTTTCACCGACGGATCGGCCTTCGAGGTACCCGGACCGAACGTGCGGCGCGGGTACCCCCAGGGCCTCGGACAATGGGCGGGAGGCTCCTTCGGCTACGATTCGCCGGGAATGATGACCATTGACGGGGTGCTTGGCCGCGACAGAGATTGAACGGGAGAACGCGGCCCTGCGTTTGCCCGATCTTCGAGGGGCTCCAATGGGTGGTCAGGCCAAGGACCATTCCGGGCCACCATCCTTCCCATCCCGCGATGGCACCTCTCATTCCCGGGCTAGCACCTCCCCACACCGGGATAGCGCGTTCCAATCCCGGGAGAGCGCGCCTGTACGCCGAGGTAGGACCAATCAATCCCGGGGTGGTGCCATCCGGCCCCGGGGGAGCGCTTCCCAATCCCGAGATAGCACCTTCCGATCCCGGGATAGGAACAACCCCGCGGCCTCCCGAATAGGT
The nucleotide sequence above comes from Phycisphaerales bacterium. Encoded proteins:
- the metG gene encoding methionine--tRNA ligase yields the protein MPQTPTPPPTYITTPIYYVNDRPHIGHCYTTLLADYLARFHRMVRGLPTAGGPGSSGQVFMLTGTDEHAEKVVTTAASHGLSPIQWADQNAAAFQQVFTELGYTFDDFIRTTQERHKTRVSGYLRKLLEKGDIARGEFEGWYDVNEEAYVTETKAKEQNYVSAVTGRPLVRRKEPNYYFKLSKYQAWLEQSISNGTIRVEPEARRNEVLGRLREGLQDVPITRPVTDDPATQFGIRMPGDEGHRIYVWIDALFNYLTAVDTPERRHLWPPTVHLMGKEILWFHAVIWPAMLHALGEPLPRMIYAHSHYTRDGKKMSKTLGNFIDLETIRAYAAWAPNKDKLPVTVDALRWYLLTQGPLSATDADFSHAKFVEVYNADLANGIGNCASRVGNMIDKYFGGVMPDHMGRLTHEVTEKATETGEVHHVFDWPKFIEASVRDTIAAVEQCDIARALGHAVDLVRQVDIYINATRPFSLAKLVDKGEASREGLGQILYHCAEAVRVASLLMAPAIPAKMEALWRTWSCAPPAGVPLTELARFAGPHALKPGQAITKGEILFMRADGAVPPPA
- a CDS encoding type II secretion system protein, which gives rise to MSLTRNSFMRGVLWFLQACAIVTLGVAGGLKLMDLPSFKAALSGWTLLPDGSRGTIALAVPAMEVAVAGMYPLWPRRAAIVGFCLLTAFTGVYACHLAWAEPPDCGCFSMVLRFREVVAEWPLVIGRNVALMLALLAPLVITSKPPTVPTEARAPENRRGFTLIETLVLIAIVALLVALFLPSIGSFRKRAARVATTASLRSHAVTFAGYSADWRDHMPAITDPLATRSIVRVDGDVFSLSYFAPMWSWHLALARPVYHSPFTSPMFQERGAMASAVTSFWYSPAFLADPAFWRRESRLATRDQFRATKISEVAFADRKAVLLASKLWGEGPELRIWDRMAPLCFTDGSAFEVPGPNVRRGYPQGLGQWAGGSFGYDSPGMMTIDGVLGRDRD